A section of the Corynebacterium tuberculostearicum genome encodes:
- the hisG gene encoding ATP phosphoribosyltransferase has protein sequence MIKIAVPNKGTLSEAAVEILSEAGYKGRGHSKALNVVDSDNGVEFFFLRPKDIAIYVARGVLDLGITGRDLALDSKASFDEVLPLGFGGSKFRYAAPQGEEWDISQLVGRRIATSYPNLVRANLAAHGIEADVIRLDGAVEISIRLGVADVIADVVSTGTTLRQQGLAPFGEPIIESEAVVIKRTGVEVTEEEQVVLDRIQGILHARTYLMIDYNIAQSNLDAAAGITPGLTGPTVSPLARENWVAVRAMVPKKQANQVMDRLSQLGAEAILASDLRIARF, from the coding sequence ATGATCAAGATTGCTGTACCGAATAAGGGCACGTTGTCAGAAGCTGCCGTGGAGATCCTTTCAGAGGCCGGTTACAAGGGCCGCGGGCATTCCAAGGCGCTCAACGTAGTGGATTCCGATAACGGGGTCGAGTTCTTTTTCCTGCGGCCGAAAGATATCGCCATCTATGTTGCCCGCGGGGTCTTAGACCTAGGCATCACTGGCCGAGACTTGGCACTTGACTCTAAAGCGAGCTTTGATGAAGTGCTGCCTTTAGGCTTCGGTGGCTCCAAGTTCCGGTACGCAGCCCCGCAGGGGGAGGAGTGGGATATCTCTCAACTGGTTGGGCGGCGGATCGCGACGTCGTACCCCAATCTTGTTCGCGCAAACCTCGCCGCACATGGGATTGAGGCCGATGTTATTCGATTGGACGGCGCCGTAGAGATTTCCATCCGGCTAGGGGTTGCCGATGTTATTGCTGATGTCGTGTCAACTGGTACTACTTTGCGTCAGCAAGGCTTAGCGCCGTTCGGGGAGCCGATCATTGAATCCGAGGCGGTAGTCATTAAGCGCACGGGGGTAGAGGTCACTGAGGAAGAGCAGGTAGTGCTCGACCGCATTCAGGGAATTCTGCACGCTCGCACATATCTAATGATCGACTACAACATTGCTCAATCCAACCTCGATGCAGCCGCTGGTATTACTCCAGGATTAACCGGTCCTACGGTGTCGCCGTTGGCGCGTGAGAACTGGGTGGCAGTGCGAGCGATGGTTCCGAAGAAGCAAGCCAACCAAGTCATGGACCGACTTTCCCAACTTGGAGCGGAGGCAATTTTGGCTTCCGATTTACGCATCGCCCGCTTTTAG
- a CDS encoding phosphoribosyl-ATP diphosphatase: MKNFETLFTELAEKADQRPAGSDTVAALDKGEHFIGKKIIEEAGEVWIAAEYQSDDELAEEMSQLLYWTQVMMLKRGLTPEDLYKYL, from the coding sequence GTGAAGAACTTTGAGACTCTTTTTACCGAGTTAGCCGAGAAGGCCGACCAGCGTCCAGCTGGTTCTGACACCGTTGCCGCGCTGGATAAAGGCGAGCATTTCATCGGTAAAAAGATCATCGAAGAAGCCGGGGAAGTATGGATCGCCGCCGAATATCAGTCCGACGATGAGCTGGCGGAAGAGATGTCCCAGCTGCTTTATTGGACTCAGGTCATGATGCTTAAGCGCGGACTTACCCCTGAAGACCTTTATAAGTACCTCTAG
- a CDS encoding HAD family hydrolase produces the protein MDGTLTNSEPLWAEATFYLSELLGKRLTPTQRLATVGATFDTTLGICADNAGVSLQPGDSERYRAQMFDYVKGLFARKLEIFPGIPALLQELKAEGVPMMVTTNTERNVADAAITALGRKYFVDTICGDEVPAGKPAPDMYREAARRIGADPADCLVFEDSATGMRAAVDAGCVVIGLPEDDQVEVPTEVTEISSLRDSWHLAGSKATDVYEWFAKISAGQ, from the coding sequence ATGGATGGGACCCTCACTAATTCGGAGCCCCTCTGGGCGGAGGCAACGTTCTATCTTTCGGAACTGCTGGGCAAACGGCTCACTCCCACCCAGCGCCTAGCCACGGTGGGTGCGACCTTTGATACCACCTTGGGAATCTGCGCAGATAATGCGGGAGTTTCGCTGCAGCCAGGCGACAGCGAGCGTTACCGCGCCCAGATGTTTGACTATGTCAAGGGTCTTTTTGCTCGCAAGTTGGAGATCTTTCCGGGAATTCCCGCCTTGCTCCAAGAGCTAAAGGCGGAAGGGGTGCCCATGATGGTCACTACCAATACCGAGCGCAATGTTGCTGACGCTGCTATCACTGCGTTGGGGCGGAAGTATTTCGTCGATACTATCTGCGGGGATGAGGTTCCTGCCGGCAAGCCAGCACCGGATATGTACCGCGAGGCCGCCCGCCGCATTGGAGCAGATCCCGCGGATTGCTTAGTTTTCGAAGATTCCGCAACCGGCATGCGCGCCGCCGTTGATGCCGGCTGTGTGGTTATCGGTTTGCCCGAAGATGACCAGGTTGAGGTTCCGACCGAGGTCACCGAAATCTCTAGCCTCCGCGATTCGTGGCACCTCGCGGGATCTAAGGCCACTGACGTCTATGAGTGGTTCGCTAAGATTTCGGCGGGGCAGTAG